The following are from one region of the Halarcobacter sp. genome:
- a CDS encoding fumarate reductase flavoprotein subunit — protein MKIKYCDALVIGGGLAGLRAGVAAAQKGLSTTVLSLVPVKRSHSAAAQGGMQASLGNAKMSEGDNEDVHFADTVKGSDWGCDQDVARMFVTTAPKAIRELAAWGVPWTRIKKGNHEAVINTKRTTIFEDDNKHGLINSRDFGGTKKWRTCYTSDATGHTMLFAVANESLKLDVNIEDRKEAIALIHHNNRCYGAVVRDLITGEIAAYVAKGTLIATGGYGRIYEITTNAVICEGIGTAIALETGVAKLGNMEAVQFHPTPLFPSGILLTEGCRGDGGVLRDVDGHRFMPDYEPEKKDLASRDVVSRRMMEHMRKGKGVESPYGTHLWLDISILGREHIEKNLRDVQEICEYFAGIDPADEGKKGWAPVHPMQHYSMGGIRTKPTGESQTLAGLFSAGEAACWDMHGFNRLGGNSVSETVVAGMIVGNYFADYCIENQIDIKTEIIEKFVFEKESYMKELVSKNIGEDVFKIKNRMKKIMQEYVGIFRDGEGLAKAVKELEELYIKSKNVAVKNKQLSANPELEEAYRVPMMLKVALCVAKGALDRTESRGAHTREDYPKRDDENWLKRTITSWVEGDTMPTVEYEPLDIMKMEIPPGFRGYGAKGNLIENPLSAVRQQEVDDIKEKMEAEGKDRYQIQEALMPFELQSEYKRKNVRLGDE, from the coding sequence ATGAAAATAAAATATTGTGATGCATTAGTAATCGGTGGTGGATTAGCAGGCCTAAGAGCCGGTGTTGCCGCTGCGCAAAAAGGTTTAAGTACAACAGTTTTAAGTTTAGTTCCAGTTAAAAGATCTCACAGTGCAGCTGCACAAGGTGGTATGCAAGCATCTTTAGGTAATGCAAAAATGTCTGAAGGTGATAATGAAGATGTTCACTTTGCTGATACAGTAAAAGGTTCAGACTGGGGATGTGATCAAGATGTAGCAAGAATGTTTGTAACAACAGCTCCAAAAGCAATAAGAGAATTAGCAGCTTGGGGTGTGCCTTGGACAAGAATTAAAAAAGGTAATCATGAAGCAGTTATCAATACAAAAAGAACAACAATTTTTGAAGATGATAATAAACATGGTTTAATCAACTCAAGAGATTTTGGTGGTACAAAAAAATGGAGAACATGTTATACATCTGATGCAACAGGCCATACTATGTTATTTGCAGTTGCAAATGAATCATTAAAATTAGATGTAAATATTGAAGATAGAAAAGAAGCTATTGCTTTAATCCACCACAATAATAGATGTTATGGAGCAGTTGTTAGAGATTTAATTACAGGTGAAATTGCTGCATATGTTGCAAAAGGTACTCTAATAGCAACTGGTGGATATGGAAGAATATATGAAATTACTACAAATGCAGTAATCTGTGAAGGTATTGGTACTGCTATTGCTTTAGAAACAGGTGTTGCAAAACTTGGAAATATGGAAGCTGTACAATTTCACCCTACTCCACTTTTCCCATCAGGTATTTTATTAACTGAAGGTTGTAGAGGTGATGGTGGTGTTCTAAGAGATGTAGATGGACACAGATTTATGCCAGATTACGAACCTGAGAAAAAAGACCTAGCTTCAAGAGATGTTGTATCAAGAAGAATGATGGAACATATGAGAAAAGGTAAAGGTGTAGAATCACCATACGGTACACACCTTTGGTTAGATATCTCTATTTTAGGTAGAGAACATATTGAAAAAAATCTAAGAGATGTTCAAGAGATTTGTGAATATTTTGCAGGGATTGACCCAGCAGATGAAGGTAAAAAAGGATGGGCACCAGTTCACCCAATGCAACACTATTCTATGGGTGGTATTAGAACTAAACCAACTGGTGAGTCACAAACTTTAGCTGGACTGTTTAGTGCTGGTGAAGCTGCTTGTTGGGATATGCATGGATTTAATAGACTTGGTGGTAACTCAGTATCTGAAACTGTTGTTGCAGGTATGATTGTAGGTAACTATTTTGCTGATTATTGTATAGAAAATCAAATCGATATTAAAACAGAAATTATCGAAAAATTTGTTTTCGAAAAAGAAAGTTATATGAAAGAGTTAGTTTCTAAAAATATTGGTGAAGATGTTTTCAAAATTAAAAATAGAATGAAAAAAATCATGCAAGAGTATGTAGGTATTTTTAGAGATGGTGAAGGTCTTGCAAAAGCAGTTAAAGAGTTAGAAGAGTTATATATAAAATCTAAAAATGTAGCTGTAAAAAATAAACAATTAAGTGCAAACCCAGAACTAGAAGAAGCATATAGAGTTCCAATGATGTTAAAAGTTGCACTTTGTGTGGCAAAAGGTGCACTTGACAGAACAGAATCAAGGGGAGCTCATACAAGAGAAGATTATCCAAAAAGAGATGATGAAAACTGGTTAAAAAGAACTATTACATCATGGGTAGAGGGTGATACTATGCCTACAGTTGAATATGAGCCATTAGATATTATGAAAATGGAAATTCCTCCTGGATTTAGAGGTTATGGAGCAAAAGGTAATCTAATAGAAAACCCTTTAAGTGCAGTTAGACAACAAGAGGTTGATGATATTAAAGAGAAAATGGAAGCTGAAGGTAAAGACAGATATCAAATCCAAGAAGCTTTAATGCCATTTGAATTACAAAGTGAATACAAAAGAAAAAATGTAAGATTAGGAGATGAGTAA
- the trxB gene encoding thioredoxin-disulfide reductase, translating into MLDLAIIGGGPAGLTAGLYATRGGLKNVTMFEMGMPGGQITGSSEIENYPGQGSIMSGMDLMQNWPEQCQKFGLKHEMNQVSKVTKEGDVFTVTTADGKTQEAKSVLLATGSVPRRAGFEGEDKFFGRGISTCATCDGFFYKGKEVALIGGGDSALEEAVYLSKICSKVYLVHRRDTYRAAPSTIEHMKACENIEEVSNVTVEEVYGDMSGVTGLKVKSKESGEIRDLPVPGVFVFVGRDVLNEPLKQDDGSFLCDVNEQGEIIVDLKMKTSVPGLYAAGDVRIDAAKQVVCAAGDGATAAVDIIEYLG; encoded by the coding sequence ATGTTAGATTTAGCAATTATTGGTGGTGGTCCAGCTGGGCTTACTGCAGGTTTATACGCAACTAGAGGTGGTTTAAAAAATGTAACGATGTTTGAAATGGGTATGCCTGGTGGACAAATTACTGGAAGTTCTGAAATCGAAAACTATCCAGGTCAAGGTAGTATCATGTCTGGTATGGATTTAATGCAAAACTGGCCAGAGCAATGTCAAAAATTTGGTTTAAAACATGAGATGAATCAAGTTTCTAAAGTTACAAAAGAGGGTGATGTTTTTACTGTTACAACTGCAGATGGTAAAACACAAGAAGCAAAATCTGTATTATTGGCAACAGGTTCTGTTCCTAGACGTGCTGGATTTGAGGGTGAAGATAAATTCTTTGGTAGAGGAATCTCTACTTGTGCAACTTGTGATGGTTTCTTCTACAAAGGTAAAGAGGTAGCTTTAATTGGTGGTGGTGATTCTGCTTTAGAAGAAGCTGTTTACCTTTCAAAAATTTGTTCAAAAGTATATTTAGTACATAGAAGAGATACATATAGAGCAGCGCCAAGTACAATTGAACATATGAAAGCTTGTGAAAATATTGAAGAGGTTTCTAATGTAACTGTTGAAGAAGTTTATGGTGATATGTCAGGAGTTACTGGTCTTAAAGTAAAAAGCAAAGAGTCTGGAGAAATCAGAGATTTACCAGTTCCTGGTGTATTTGTTTTTGTTGGAAGAGATGTTTTAAATGAGCCTTTAAAACAAGATGATGGTTCTTTCCTTTGTGATGTAAATGAACAAGGTGAAATTATAGTAGATTTAAAAATGAAAACTTCAGTTCCAGGTTTATATGCAGCAGGTGATGTTAGAATTGATGCAGCGAAACAAGTTGTTTGTGCGGCAGGTGATGGTGCAACAGCAGCAGTAGATATTATAGAATATTTAGGGTAA
- the dapB gene encoding 4-hydroxy-tetrahydrodipicolinate reductase — protein sequence MVNVGIVGSTGRVGSLLIDDLALDENANLKACHVFDELKKSVPEGTVVTNDMRVLLDSCDVIIDFSAPAATQSLLEEVVENGGKPLVIATTGFNKHQQNLLIEASKKVPVLYATNMSLGVAVLNKLVSLASKALRDFDCEIVEQHHRYKVDSPSGTALTLAEHAAKARDLDLDAVRVSGRDGVIGARTKDEIGVMSLRGGDIVGRHTVGLYNDGEFIELHHTATSRNTFSRGAIKAAKWLVNQEAGLYSINDCLGL from the coding sequence ATGGTTAATGTAGGTATTGTAGGTAGTACAGGTAGAGTAGGTTCACTTTTAATTGATGATTTAGCATTAGATGAAAATGCAAATTTAAAAGCTTGTCATGTTTTTGATGAATTAAAGAAGAGTGTTCCAGAAGGGACAGTTGTGACTAATGATATGAGAGTTTTATTAGATTCTTGTGATGTTATAATTGATTTTTCAGCTCCTGCAGCTACACAAAGCTTACTTGAAGAGGTTGTAGAAAATGGTGGAAAACCATTAGTTATTGCTACAACTGGATTTAATAAACATCAACAAAATTTACTTATTGAAGCTTCTAAAAAAGTTCCAGTATTATATGCAACAAACATGAGTTTAGGTGTTGCAGTACTAAATAAATTAGTTTCATTGGCAAGTAAAGCACTAAGAGATTTTGATTGTGAAATAGTTGAGCAACATCACAGATATAAAGTTGATTCTCCATCAGGAACAGCTTTAACACTTGCAGAGCATGCAGCAAAAGCTAGGGACTTAGATCTTGATGCTGTAAGAGTTTCTGGAAGAGATGGTGTAATTGGTGCAAGAACAAAAGATGAAATCGGTGTTATGAGTTTAAGAGGTGGAGATATTGTTGGAAGACACACAGTTGGTCTATACAATGATGGTGAGTTTATTGAGCTTCATCACACAGCAACTTCAAGAAACACTTTTTCAAGAGGTGCAATTAAAGCTGCAAAGTGGCTAGTTAATCAGGAAGCTGGTTTATATTCAATTAATGACTGTTTAGGTCTATAA
- the purF gene encoding amidophosphoribosyltransferase, which produces MCAIVGIYGNDNAARLASLALFSMQHRGQEATGISSSCEGKIYTKKNSGLVSEVFTDEALKYLKGDMAIGHNRYSTAGSDSILDAQPVFAKYSLGEISIVHNGNLINKEEVRQELIDNGAIFQTGMDTENLIHLIAKSNKGRLRDRITSALEKTIGAYCFIIQSRNKQFVIRDRYGIRPLSLGKLKSGGYIVASETCAFELVDAEFVRDINPGEMLIFSKKAEPESIQLFEPEFRPCAFEYVYFARPDSEIDGKNVYNTRENMGKALAQNDKAKNIKADMVIPVPDSGVPAALGYAQESGISFKYGIIRNHYVGRTFIEPTQEMRNMKVKMKLSPMRSLIKGKSLLVIDDSIVRGTTSKRIVRMLKEAGAKEVHFRVASPEIKFPNFYGIDTPSKEELISHRMTKEEICEYIEADSLEYLSIDDLVSSIGNGRNYALESFDGDYFVTK; this is translated from the coding sequence ATGTGTGCAATAGTTGGTATTTATGGTAATGATAACGCTGCAAGGTTGGCTTCTTTAGCTCTATTTTCAATGCAACATAGAGGTCAGGAAGCAACTGGTATCTCTTCCTCTTGTGAAGGGAAAATTTATACTAAAAAAAATAGTGGATTAGTTTCAGAAGTTTTTACTGATGAAGCTTTAAAATATTTAAAAGGTGATATGGCAATTGGTCATAATAGATATTCAACTGCAGGAAGCGATTCAATCTTAGATGCACAGCCTGTATTTGCTAAATATAGCCTAGGTGAAATCTCTATTGTACACAATGGAAATCTTATAAATAAAGAAGAAGTTAGACAAGAACTTATTGATAATGGTGCTATCTTTCAAACTGGAATGGATACAGAAAATCTTATTCATCTTATTGCAAAAAGTAATAAAGGTAGATTAAGAGATAGAATAACTTCTGCTTTAGAAAAGACTATTGGTGCTTATTGTTTTATTATTCAATCTAGAAATAAACAATTTGTTATTAGAGATAGATATGGTATTAGACCTTTATCTTTAGGAAAATTAAAATCTGGTGGATATATTGTTGCTAGTGAAACTTGTGCATTTGAACTTGTTGATGCTGAGTTTGTAAGAGATATTAATCCAGGTGAAATGTTAATATTCTCTAAAAAAGCTGAACCAGAATCTATTCAATTATTTGAACCAGAATTTAGACCTTGTGCCTTTGAATATGTATATTTTGCTAGACCAGATTCTGAAATTGATGGTAAAAATGTTTACAATACAAGAGAAAATATGGGTAAAGCCCTTGCTCAAAATGATAAAGCAAAAAACATAAAAGCAGATATGGTAATACCAGTTCCAGATTCAGGAGTTCCAGCAGCATTAGGATATGCCCAAGAGAGTGGAATATCTTTTAAATATGGAATTATCAGAAACCACTATGTGGGAAGAACTTTTATTGAACCAACTCAAGAGATGAGAAATATGAAAGTTAAAATGAAACTTTCACCAATGAGATCTTTAATAAAAGGTAAGTCTTTACTTGTAATTGATGATTCTATTGTTAGAGGAACTACTTCAAAAAGAATAGTTAGAATGCTTAAAGAAGCTGGAGCTAAAGAGGTTCACTTTAGAGTTGCAAGTCCAGAGATAAAATTCCCAAATTTTTATGGAATTGATACCCCTTCAAAAGAGGAGTTAATTTCACATAGAATGACAAAAGAGGAAATTTGTGAATATATTGAAGCAGATTCATTAGAATATTTATCAATTGATGATTTAGTTAGCTCAATTGGAAATGGTAGAAACTACGCATTAGAAAGTTTTGATGGTGACTATTTCGTTACAAAATAA
- a CDS encoding fumarate reductase iron-sulfur subunit, producing the protein MSRELTIKVLRYDPQNKDEKLRGYFQEYKIQEADSMTIYLALTQIRETMDAGLSFDFVCRAGICGSCAMMINGRPKLACRTLTKDLPNEIILLPLPTFKLIKDLSVNTGVWMDEMSKRVESWIHTSKETDIAAIEEPIEPEVADAVFELDRCIECGCCVAGCGTKLIKEDFVGAVGLNRVARFECDPHDERTADDYYELVGDDNGIFGCMTLLGCEDTCPKHLPLQNKIAYMRRKLATVQGS; encoded by the coding sequence ATGTCTAGAGAGTTAACAATCAAGGTTCTTAGATACGATCCACAAAATAAAGATGAAAAACTAAGAGGGTATTTCCAAGAGTATAAAATTCAAGAAGCAGATAGTATGACAATCTATCTTGCTCTTACACAAATCAGAGAAACGATGGATGCAGGTCTTAGCTTTGACTTTGTATGTCGTGCAGGTATTTGTGGAAGTTGTGCAATGATGATTAATGGTAGACCAAAGTTAGCTTGTAGAACATTAACAAAAGATTTACCAAATGAGATTATTCTTTTACCTCTTCCTACATTTAAACTAATCAAAGACCTTTCAGTTAATACTGGGGTTTGGATGGATGAGATGAGTAAAAGAGTTGAATCTTGGATTCACACTTCTAAAGAGACTGATATTGCAGCAATTGAAGAGCCAATTGAACCAGAAGTTGCAGATGCAGTATTTGAACTTGACAGATGTATTGAGTGTGGATGTTGTGTTGCAGGTTGTGGTACAAAACTTATTAAAGAAGACTTTGTAGGTGCGGTTGGATTAAATAGGGTTGCAAGATTTGAGTGTGACCCACATGATGAGAGAACAGCTGATGATTATTATGAATTAGTTGGTGATGATAATGGTATTTTTGGATGTATGACACTATTAGGTTGTGAAGATACTTGCCCTAAACACTTACCATTACAAAATAAAATCGCCTATATGAGAAGAAAACTTGCAACAGTGCAAGGTTCATAA
- a CDS encoding LysR family transcriptional regulator, whose protein sequence is MLTDFAKLETFLTVVREKSFSKASAKLGISQPAVTQQMKFIEDYLDVQVVDRKKNGIRLTKEGQMLYSIAQKIERCVNNGEKELLKIMNKDVTFVFGASFIIGNYILPRFLNNLKENINNDVSINVSVSHKAIEDLLDKKIDMALVENYIPDEDIIYREWMDDEIVIFSNQELPAKAKADDLLSYKWVCRNPDSHTRLIFKESLDKANYPDCDTFDVTSEVTSATTIVQTVLHSDKSERPTVSIVSRNAIESLLKAGALFESRIGNHKMSRKLYIAYRKDRKHDAFIENVVDYLLKIK, encoded by the coding sequence ATGTTAACAGATTTTGCAAAATTAGAGACTTTTTTAACAGTAGTAAGAGAGAAATCTTTTTCTAAAGCATCTGCTAAACTAGGTATTTCTCAGCCTGCAGTAACACAACAAATGAAATTTATTGAAGACTATCTTGATGTACAAGTAGTTGATAGAAAGAAAAATGGTATTAGACTTACTAAAGAGGGTCAAATGCTATATTCAATCGCCCAAAAAATCGAAAGATGTGTTAATAATGGTGAAAAAGAATTACTTAAAATTATGAATAAAGATGTTACTTTTGTATTTGGTGCTTCATTTATTATCGGAAATTATATTTTACCTAGATTTTTAAACAATCTAAAAGAGAATATCAACAACGATGTATCGATAAATGTATCTGTATCTCATAAAGCAATTGAAGACTTATTAGACAAAAAAATTGATATGGCTTTAGTTGAGAACTATATTCCTGATGAGGATATCATTTATAGAGAATGGATGGATGATGAGATTGTAATTTTCTCAAACCAAGAGCTACCAGCAAAAGCAAAAGCAGATGATTTATTATCATATAAGTGGGTGTGTAGAAACCCTGATTCTCATACTAGACTGATTTTCAAAGAATCTTTAGATAAAGCTAATTATCCTGATTGTGATACTTTTGATGTTACAAGTGAAGTAACAAGTGCTACAACTATTGTTCAAACAGTTTTACATTCAGACAAAAGTGAAAGACCAACAGTTTCTATTGTATCAAGAAATGCAATTGAATCATTACTTAAAGCGGGAGCTTTATTTGAGTCAAGAATTGGTAATCACAAAATGTCAAGAAAACTATATATTGCATATAGAAAAGATAGAAAGCATGATGCATTTATTGAAAATGTAGTAGACTATCTATTAAAAATTAAATAG
- a CDS encoding sodium:alanine symporter family protein, with the protein MELLDKFISSASGFVWGVPMLVLLVGTGLYLTIRLKGMQFWALGHAVKLIFEKEKSAKGDISHFQALMTALAATVGIGNIVGVATAITFGGPGAVFWMWVTGLVGMATKYSEAILAVKYREKGKHGYKGGPMYYLANGLKMHKLAFAFALFTVIASFGIGNMTQSNAVANAIYSQFDIPTWITGVVLLTITSFVVIGGIKSIGKTTSFLIPFMIIVYLITSLSIIVTNFDKVGDAFYLIFYHAFNPIAAGGGFAGAAVAAAIRYGIARGVFSNESGLGSAPIAAAAAKTDDPVKQALVSMTQTFIDTLLVCTMTAVIILMAPIWTTGGSAGDLTLKSFNFFLGDFGSIVIVIATVLFGYSTILGWSYYGERAFEYIFGSKSIKLYRIVFVSFIVVGAMTELKLVWNFSDLANGLMAIPNLIALLLLSKVITEETNRYFKK; encoded by the coding sequence ATGGAATTACTAGACAAATTTATATCTTCAGCTTCCGGTTTTGTATGGGGTGTTCCCATGCTTGTACTATTAGTTGGAACAGGTTTATATTTAACTATAAGATTAAAAGGTATGCAGTTTTGGGCCTTAGGTCATGCAGTAAAACTTATATTTGAAAAAGAAAAAAGTGCCAAAGGTGATATATCACATTTTCAAGCTCTTATGACGGCACTTGCGGCAACAGTTGGAATAGGAAATATTGTTGGTGTAGCTACAGCTATCACATTTGGAGGTCCTGGTGCAGTATTCTGGATGTGGGTTACTGGCTTAGTTGGTATGGCCACAAAATATTCAGAAGCAATTTTAGCTGTTAAATATAGAGAGAAAGGTAAACATGGGTATAAAGGTGGACCTATGTATTATTTAGCAAATGGTTTAAAAATGCACAAATTAGCTTTTGCCTTTGCATTATTTACTGTTATCGCTTCATTTGGTATAGGAAATATGACCCAATCAAATGCAGTTGCAAATGCTATATATTCACAATTTGACATACCAACTTGGATTACAGGTGTAGTTCTACTTACTATTACATCTTTTGTAGTTATTGGTGGTATTAAATCAATAGGAAAAACAACTTCTTTTTTAATACCATTCATGATTATAGTATACCTTATTACTTCATTGAGTATTATTGTTACTAACTTTGACAAAGTTGGTGATGCATTTTATTTAATTTTTTATCATGCATTTAACCCAATAGCAGCTGGTGGTGGTTTTGCTGGTGCAGCTGTTGCAGCAGCTATTAGATACGGTATTGCTAGGGGTGTATTTTCAAATGAATCAGGTCTTGGTTCTGCTCCTATTGCAGCAGCTGCAGCTAAAACTGATGATCCAGTTAAACAAGCTTTAGTTTCCATGACACAAACTTTTATTGATACCTTACTTGTATGTACAATGACTGCTGTTATTATTCTTATGGCTCCGATATGGACAACTGGTGGAAGTGCAGGAGACTTAACTTTAAAAAGTTTTAATTTCTTTTTGGGTGATTTTGGTTCAATTGTTATTGTAATTGCTACAGTATTATTTGGGTACTCAACAATACTTGGTTGGTCTTATTATGGAGAAAGAGCTTTTGAATATATATTTGGTTCAAAATCAATAAAACTTTATAGAATCGTTTTTGTTAGTTTTATTGTAGTTGGAGCAATGACAGAATTAAAACTTGTATGGAATTTTTCAGACCTTGCAAATGGTCTTATGGCAATTCCTAACTTAATAGCACTACTTCTTCTTTCTAAAGTTATAACTGAAGAAACTAACAGATACTTCAAAAAATAG
- a CDS encoding TIGR01212 family radical SAM protein (This family includes YhcC from E. coli K-12, an uncharacterized radical SAM protein.), which translates to MVTISLQNKTKKQTKEVLTIGRYFKKKFKEKVYKTPISISGFTCPNIDGSVAKGGCTFCENDSFSPNLQEKKPSFKLNPRVNENPFLDKQLMQLEMQFNATKQRLENKFGAKKFIVYFQSFTNTYAPFETLKALYSKALSFDNVIGLSIGTRTDCMTDEILDYLEDLAKDKEIWVEYGIQSFYDKTLDKINRGDDSANMIEWIKKTKQRGLNVCGHLIYGLPDETQEMMLNSFYKTLDLKVDSIKFHPLYVVKNTLLTKEYKKGNFTPISEELYVDTVVKSIKNLPDNVSVQRVTAGIDDSTLLSPLWCKNKHKQIKKIREGLLKEGLKY; encoded by the coding sequence ATGGTGACTATTTCGTTACAAAATAAAACTAAAAAACAAACAAAAGAAGTACTTACTATAGGTAGGTACTTCAAAAAAAAGTTTAAAGAAAAAGTTTATAAAACCCCCATATCAATCTCAGGTTTTACATGCCCAAATATAGATGGAAGTGTTGCTAAAGGTGGTTGTACTTTTTGTGAAAATGATTCTTTCTCTCCAAACCTTCAAGAAAAAAAACCTAGTTTTAAATTAAATCCAAGGGTAAATGAAAATCCTTTTTTAGATAAGCAATTAATGCAATTAGAGATGCAATTTAATGCAACAAAACAAAGACTTGAAAATAAGTTTGGAGCTAAAAAATTTATTGTTTATTTTCAATCATTTACAAACACTTATGCCCCATTTGAAACCTTAAAAGCTTTATACTCTAAAGCACTTAGTTTTGACAATGTAATAGGGCTTTCTATTGGTACTAGAACCGATTGTATGACTGATGAGATATTAGACTATTTAGAAGATTTAGCAAAAGATAAAGAGATTTGGGTAGAGTATGGGATCCAGTCATTTTATGATAAAACCTTAGATAAAATCAATAGAGGCGATGATTCAGCTAATATGATTGAATGGATTAAAAAGACTAAACAAAGAGGATTAAATGTTTGTGGTCATTTAATCTATGGACTGCCTGATGAAACCCAAGAGATGATGTTAAACTCTTTTTATAAAACCCTTGATTTGAAAGTTGATTCTATTAAATTTCATCCTTTATATGTAGTTAAAAATACACTTCTTACAAAAGAGTATAAAAAAGGAAATTTCACACCTATTAGTGAAGAATTATATGTTGATACTGTTGTTAAATCAATTAAAAATTTACCTGATAATGTATCTGTTCAAAGGGTAACAGCTGGTATTGATGACAGTACGCTACTTTCACCTTTATGGTGCAAAAATAAACATAAACAAATAAAAAAAATAAGAGAAGGTTTATTAAAAGAGGGATTAAAATATTAA
- a CDS encoding fumarate reductase cytochrome b subunit, translating to MDKVIEAFTGINEEGKKSRIPAKLDKALTASGVLLAIFMMAHMFFVSTILFGEKTMYTVTKMFELDFIFDGGLPIIVSVFVGVITAIFIVHAILGVRKFPTSYRAYLRIREHSKMMKHTDTSMWMFQWISGFIMMFAAMIHLYIMFTQPENIGPYASAHRVVSENMWLLYMVLLICVELHGSIGLYRAAMKWGWFDGENPKETRAKMLKAKKYVSIFFLTLGAVTLLAYIKIGIERADHLPMKYNPTDTIEIIKK from the coding sequence ATGGACAAAGTTATAGAGGCCTTTACAGGCATCAATGAAGAAGGTAAGAAAAGTAGAATTCCTGCAAAACTTGATAAAGCTTTAACAGCTTCAGGTGTGTTACTTGCTATTTTTATGATGGCACATATGTTTTTTGTTTCTACTATTCTTTTTGGTGAGAAAACAATGTATACAGTAACAAAGATGTTTGAATTAGATTTCATCTTTGATGGAGGTCTTCCTATCATTGTTAGTGTATTTGTTGGTGTAATTACAGCAATTTTTATTGTACATGCAATTTTAGGTGTAAGAAAATTTCCAACATCGTATAGAGCATATCTTAGAATAAGAGAACACTCTAAAATGATGAAACACACAGATACTTCTATGTGGATGTTTCAATGGATTAGTGGATTTATTATGATGTTTGCAGCAATGATTCACTTATATATAATGTTTACACAACCTGAAAATATCGGACCATATGCTAGTGCACACAGAGTTGTAAGTGAAAATATGTGGCTTTTATATATGGTTTTATTAATCTGTGTTGAACTTCATGGTTCAATTGGACTTTATAGAGCTGCTATGAAATGGGGTTGGTTTGATGGAGAAAATCCAAAAGAAACTAGAGCAAAAATGCTTAAAGCAAAAAAATATGTAAGTATCTTTTTCTTAACTTTAGGTGCAGTTACACTTTTAGCTTATATCAAAATAGGTATTGAAAGAGCAGATCATCTTCCAATGAAATATAATCCAACAGATACTATAGAAATAATTAAAAAGTAA